One genomic segment of Sorex araneus isolate mSorAra2 chromosome X, mSorAra2.pri, whole genome shotgun sequence includes these proteins:
- the THAP4 gene encoding peroxynitrite isomerase THAP4 isoform X2 — MCGAIWPAPVRSAGPVDWNLHPCCEPPQMNPAVEPLSWMLGTWLSDPPGTGTFPTLQPFQYLEEAHISHVGQPMLNFSFNAFHPDTHKPLHRECGFIRLQPNTNKAAFISAQNTGIVEVEEGEVNGQELCIASHSIARVSFAKEPHVQQITRRFRLNSEGKLEQTVSMATITQPMTQHLHITYRKVTP, encoded by the exons ATGTGTGGAGCGATCTGGCCTGCACCGGTGAGGAGTGCAGGGCCCGTGGACTGGAACCTGCACCCGTGCTGTG AGCCGCCCCAGATGAACCCAGCTGTGGAGCCGCTGTCCTGGATGCTGGGTACGTGGCTGTCAGACCCACCGGGCACCGGCACCTTCCCCACGCTGCAGCCCTTCCAGTACCTGGAGGAGGCGCACATCTCCCACGTGGGCCAGCCCATGCTCAACTTCTC GTTCAACGCCTTCCACCCCGACACTCACAAGCCCCTGCACCGCGAGTGCGGCTTCATCCGCCTCCAGCCCAACACCAACAAGGCAGCCTTCATCAGCGCCCAGAATACAG GCAtcgtggaggtggaggagggcgAGGTGAACGGGCAGGAGCTGTGCATCGCATCCCACTCCATTGCCAGGGTCTCCTTCGCCAAGGAGCCACACGTTCAGCAG ATCACCCGAAGATTCCGGTTAAATTCAGAAGGCAAACTTGAACAGACGGTCTCCATGGCAACCATTACCCAGCCTATGACTCAGCATCTCCACATCACCTACAGGAAAGTGACCCCGtaa
- the THAP4 gene encoding peroxynitrite isomerase THAP4 isoform X3 → MEPPQMNPAVEPLSWMLGTWLSDPPGTGTFPTLQPFQYLEEAHISHVGQPMLNFSFNAFHPDTHKPLHRECGFIRLQPNTNKAAFISAQNTGIVEVEEGEVNGQELCIASHSIARVSFAKEPHVQQITRRFRLNSEGKLEQTVSMATITQPMTQHLHITYRKVTP, encoded by the exons ATGG AGCCGCCCCAGATGAACCCAGCTGTGGAGCCGCTGTCCTGGATGCTGGGTACGTGGCTGTCAGACCCACCGGGCACCGGCACCTTCCCCACGCTGCAGCCCTTCCAGTACCTGGAGGAGGCGCACATCTCCCACGTGGGCCAGCCCATGCTCAACTTCTC GTTCAACGCCTTCCACCCCGACACTCACAAGCCCCTGCACCGCGAGTGCGGCTTCATCCGCCTCCAGCCCAACACCAACAAGGCAGCCTTCATCAGCGCCCAGAATACAG GCAtcgtggaggtggaggagggcgAGGTGAACGGGCAGGAGCTGTGCATCGCATCCCACTCCATTGCCAGGGTCTCCTTCGCCAAGGAGCCACACGTTCAGCAG ATCACCCGAAGATTCCGGTTAAATTCAGAAGGCAAACTTGAACAGACGGTCTCCATGGCAACCATTACCCAGCCTATGACTCAGCATCTCCACATCACCTACAGGAAAGTGACCCCGtaa